The Thermoleophilaceae bacterium genome has a segment encoding these proteins:
- a CDS encoding MGMT family protein, with translation MSASRTERVLERVRAIPEGFVRAYSDLDPGAPRHAGRVLFECHEPGLPWHRVVRADGSLAKGERQRRLLEAEGVPFRGERVDMRAARIP, from the coding sequence ATGAGTGCGAGCCGGACCGAGCGGGTCCTCGAGCGCGTGCGCGCGATCCCCGAGGGCTTCGTGCGCGCCTACTCGGACCTCGACCCGGGCGCGCCCCGTCACGCCGGCCGCGTTCTGTTCGAGTGCCACGAGCCCGGCCTGCCCTGGCACCGGGTGGTCCGGGCGGACGGCTCGCTGGCCAAGGGCGAGCGCCAGCGCCGCCTGCTCGAGGCCGAGGGCGTGCCGTTCCGCGGCGAGCGTGTGGACATGCGCGCGGCGCGGATCCCGTGA
- a CDS encoding acyl-CoA dehydrogenase family protein, whose translation MATATGVSSFAKSLFLGEIHEDLVFPYPKPEDEDQLKTVGLIRSLREFAAESYDQRRIEEEGWIGDDVIAGLGERGLMGLYVAEEYGGQGLSQTGYCRVSEVFGQIDATLAVVMGVHQSIGMKGISMYGTDEQKARFLPDLATGRKLAAFALTEPNAGSDVHGMDTRAVRQADGSWRLNGVKHYIGNGSKAGVIVTFAAIDEGGHIALILEPGMEGFEVGHRFDTMGLRGNDLRRLEYHDIRVPAENVLGEAGNGFKLAMQILNNGRMSLGTGSVGATKQILDRTIDHVKERRQFGMPLADFELVQEKIGWMVSYLFGLESMSYLTTGLVDRGVPDYSIESAIVKVSGTEFLWYAANRALQLHGGAGYMRDKPWEKMIRDIRIFPIFEGANDVMRAFIALSGFKPLGEELKELGEIDLTDPIATIGVVADYVVGRVKREVRPDRVSLAHEALQDLASPVGEQVKRLRDVSEGLLRKHGKGVVERQFQQKRIADAAADIYGQVATLSRVSAIFDEHGVEPSGQERYIAETFCTRAAHRVDATLDQVETNDDERMVAIAKLALKRGEYGYAFFED comes from the coding sequence ATGGCCACCGCCACGGGGGTCTCCTCGTTCGCGAAGTCGCTCTTCCTCGGGGAGATCCACGAGGACCTCGTCTTTCCCTACCCCAAGCCGGAGGACGAGGACCAGCTCAAGACCGTCGGCCTGATCCGCTCCCTGCGTGAGTTCGCCGCGGAGTCGTACGACCAGCGCAGGATCGAGGAGGAGGGCTGGATCGGCGACGACGTGATCGCCGGCCTCGGCGAGCGCGGCCTGATGGGCCTCTACGTGGCCGAGGAGTACGGCGGCCAGGGTCTCTCGCAGACCGGCTACTGCCGCGTGTCGGAGGTCTTCGGCCAGATCGACGCCACGCTCGCCGTGGTCATGGGCGTGCACCAGTCGATCGGGATGAAGGGCATCTCCATGTACGGCACGGACGAGCAGAAGGCCCGTTTCCTGCCCGACCTGGCCACCGGCCGCAAGCTCGCCGCCTTCGCCCTCACCGAGCCCAACGCGGGCTCCGACGTGCACGGCATGGACACGCGCGCCGTGCGCCAGGCCGACGGCTCCTGGCGGCTCAACGGCGTGAAGCACTACATCGGCAACGGCTCGAAGGCGGGCGTCATCGTCACCTTCGCCGCCATCGACGAAGGCGGCCACATCGCTCTCATCCTCGAGCCAGGGATGGAGGGCTTCGAGGTGGGTCACCGCTTCGACACGATGGGCCTGCGCGGCAACGACCTGCGCCGGCTCGAGTACCACGACATCCGCGTGCCCGCGGAGAACGTGCTCGGCGAGGCCGGCAACGGCTTCAAGCTCGCGATGCAGATCCTCAACAACGGGCGGATGAGCCTGGGCACCGGCTCGGTGGGCGCCACCAAGCAGATCCTCGACCGCACGATCGACCACGTGAAGGAGCGCCGCCAGTTCGGCATGCCGCTGGCGGATTTCGAGCTGGTGCAGGAGAAGATCGGCTGGATGGTCTCGTACCTGTTCGGGCTCGAGTCCATGTCGTACCTGACCACCGGGCTGGTGGATCGCGGCGTGCCGGACTACTCGATCGAGTCGGCCATCGTGAAGGTCTCGGGCACCGAGTTCCTCTGGTACGCGGCCAACCGCGCCCTGCAGCTCCACGGCGGCGCCGGCTACATGCGCGACAAGCCGTGGGAGAAGATGATCCGCGACATCCGGATCTTCCCGATCTTCGAGGGCGCCAACGACGTGATGCGCGCCTTCATCGCGCTCTCGGGCTTCAAGCCGCTCGGGGAGGAGCTGAAGGAACTGGGGGAGATCGACCTCACCGACCCGATCGCCACGATCGGCGTGGTGGCCGACTACGTGGTGGGGCGCGTGAAGCGCGAGGTGCGCCCGGACCGCGTCTCGCTGGCGCACGAGGCGCTCCAGGACCTCGCGTCGCCGGTCGGCGAGCAGGTCAAGCGCCTGCGTGACGTCAGCGAGGGGCTGCTGCGCAAGCACGGCAAGGGCGTGGTGGAGCGGCAGTTCCAGCAGAAGCGGATCGCCGACGCCGCCGCCGACATCTACGGCCAGGTGGCCACGCTGTCGCGCGTGTCCGCGATCTTCGACGAGCACGGCGTGGAGCCGTCGGGGCAGGAGCGCTACATCGCCGAGACCTTCTGCACCCGCGCCGCCCACCGGGTGGACGCCACGCTGGACCAGGTCGAGACCAACGACGACGAGCGCATGGTCGCGATCGCGAAGCTCGCGCTCAAGCGCGGCGAGTACGGCTACGCGTTCTTTGAAGACTGA
- a CDS encoding citrate synthase 2 yields MSEVQSGLEGVVAFATEIAEPDKAGGALRYRGVDIEDLVGNVPFEHVWGLLVDGHYEPGLPPAEPHPLAIRSSDPRVDVQAALAMLAPEWGFGQLIDISDEQARADLARASVMALSFVAQSARGTGEPPIPQAEVDKATSIPERFLIRWRGEADPNHVKAIDAYWVSAAEHGMNASTFTARVVASTGADCAACLSAAVGALSGPLHGGAPSRVLQMLDGVAETGDAERWVKDALDRGERLMGFGHRVYRAEDPRARVLRRTAREVGAPRLEAAEALEQAALAELKARKPDRVLATNVEFWSAVVLDFAEVPPELFTPMFTCARVGGWSAHIMEQKREARLIRPTAKYMGPGPRPVESVGREPAAEAV; encoded by the coding sequence ATGAGCGAGGTGCAGTCGGGCCTTGAGGGTGTCGTCGCCTTCGCCACCGAGATCGCCGAGCCCGACAAGGCCGGCGGAGCGCTCCGCTATCGCGGGGTGGACATCGAGGACCTCGTCGGCAACGTGCCCTTCGAGCACGTCTGGGGCCTGCTGGTGGACGGCCATTACGAGCCCGGGCTTCCGCCCGCCGAGCCGCACCCGCTCGCCATCCGCTCCAGCGACCCGCGCGTGGACGTCCAGGCCGCACTCGCCATGCTCGCGCCCGAGTGGGGCTTCGGCCAGCTCATCGACATCTCCGACGAGCAGGCCCGCGCCGATCTCGCCCGCGCGTCGGTGATGGCGCTCTCCTTCGTCGCGCAGTCGGCCCGCGGAACCGGCGAGCCGCCGATTCCCCAGGCCGAGGTCGACAAGGCCACCTCGATCCCCGAGCGCTTCCTCATCCGCTGGCGCGGCGAGGCGGATCCAAACCACGTCAAGGCCATCGACGCGTACTGGGTATCCGCGGCCGAGCACGGCATGAACGCCTCCACCTTCACTGCGCGGGTGGTGGCCTCCACCGGCGCGGACTGCGCGGCGTGCCTGTCCGCGGCGGTGGGCGCCCTCTCGGGCCCGCTGCACGGCGGCGCGCCCTCGCGCGTGCTCCAGATGCTCGACGGGGTGGCCGAGACGGGCGACGCCGAGCGCTGGGTGAAGGATGCGCTGGACCGCGGCGAGCGGCTGATGGGCTTCGGCCATCGCGTCTACCGCGCCGAGGACCCGCGCGCACGGGTTCTGCGCCGCACCGCCCGCGAGGTCGGCGCGCCCCGGCTCGAGGCGGCCGAGGCGCTCGAGCAGGCCGCGCTCGCGGAGCTCAAGGCCCGCAAGCCGGACCGCGTGCTGGCCACCAACGTGGAGTTCTGGTCGGCCGTGGTGCTCGACTTCGCGGAGGTGCCGCCGGAGCTGTTCACGCCGATGTTCACCTGCGCGAGGGTGGGCGGATGGTCGGCGCACATCATGGAGCAGAAGCGCGAGGCCCGCCTCATCCGGCCCACCGCGAAGTACATGGGGCCGGGGCCGCGCCCGGTGGAGTCGGTCGGGAGGGAGCCCGCGGCGGAGGCGGTCTGA
- a CDS encoding class I SAM-dependent methyltransferase, producing MDSQVASANQEAVDAWDGVLFDRFVRYRDLMMDGLAPFGEESYRVCPPEPGSRVLDVGCGFGDSTQRLAELVGAGGEAVGVDSSARFIETARAEAEQAGVANASFAVADVQAGDLGGPYDAVYSRFGTMFFASPVAALRNIREALAPGGCLCMVVWRRKEDNHWVPRAESVVKGMVTEDEDSDELTCGPGPFSMANADTTTAVTLTAGFEHVSLTRCDRRWSLGSMDQAVDLALAIGPAGEAIRLAGEDADRQRPRIVAAVREAFGDLVDGDGVSTNVSTWIVTARAPA from the coding sequence GTGGACTCGCAGGTCGCATCGGCCAACCAGGAGGCCGTCGACGCCTGGGACGGCGTGCTGTTCGATCGCTTCGTGCGGTACCGCGACCTCATGATGGACGGACTCGCCCCGTTCGGCGAGGAGTCCTACCGCGTCTGCCCGCCGGAGCCCGGCTCACGCGTCCTCGATGTCGGCTGCGGCTTCGGCGACAGCACGCAGCGGCTGGCCGAGCTCGTGGGAGCGGGCGGCGAGGCGGTGGGCGTTGACTCGTCGGCGCGCTTCATCGAGACGGCCCGCGCGGAGGCCGAGCAGGCCGGCGTCGCCAACGCCTCGTTCGCGGTCGCCGACGTTCAGGCCGGCGACCTCGGAGGGCCCTACGACGCCGTGTACTCGCGGTTCGGCACGATGTTCTTCGCGAGCCCCGTCGCCGCACTTCGCAACATCCGCGAGGCGCTCGCTCCGGGCGGTTGCCTGTGCATGGTCGTGTGGCGGCGCAAGGAGGACAACCACTGGGTTCCGCGGGCGGAGTCGGTGGTCAAGGGCATGGTCACCGAGGACGAGGACTCAGACGAGCTCACCTGCGGCCCCGGGCCGTTCTCGATGGCGAACGCCGACACGACGACGGCGGTCACGCTCACCGCCGGGTTCGAGCACGTCTCGCTCACACGCTGCGATCGCCGCTGGTCGCTGGGCAGTATGGACCAGGCGGTGGACCTCGCACTCGCCATCGGTCCCGCCGGCGAGGCCATCCGGCTGGCGGGCGAGGACGCCGATCGTCAGCGGCCGCGGATAGTCGCCGCGGTGCGCGAGGCCTTCGGCGACCTGGTGGACGGCGACGGCGTCAGCACGAACGTCTCCACTTGGATCGTCACGGCGCGGGCGCCGGCCTAA
- a CDS encoding DUF1800 family protein produces MRSSAGRPGPNPDAGWPRTAAHGPRRTSGCSSLSHRRAHDRGTKRIFRRRGRFDWRDTLNLLHGPSAPRRLPRGQMNEMGQMLFEPPSVAGWDWGPAWLSTNTTNRLLCTKGRHDRYGMVARLRVRR; encoded by the coding sequence CTGCGCTCAAGCGCGGGCCGGCCGGGGCCGAATCCGGACGCGGGTTGGCCGCGAACAGCAGCACATGGACCGAGGCGCACGTCCGGCTGTTCCTCTCTCTCGCACCGGCGCGCGCACGATCGCGGCACCAAGCGCATCTTCCGCCGCCGCGGCCGCTTCGACTGGCGCGACACGCTCAACCTCCTGCACGGGCCATCCGCGCCACGCCGGCTTCCTCGTGGGCAGATGAACGAGATGGGTCAGATGCTGTTCGAGCCGCCGTCGGTGGCCGGCTGGGACTGGGGCCCGGCGTGGCTCTCGACGAACACCACCAACCGGCTGCTGTGCACCAAGGGCCGCCACGACCGCTACGGGATGGTGGCCAGGCTGCGCGTGCGACGTTAG
- a CDS encoding class I SAM-dependent methyltransferase translates to MAYIVPDDVERYAEEHTSAPAAHLARLAEETRAQLSSPQMLTGAIEGRFLEFLVFATGARRVLEFGTYSGYSALSMVAALPPDGQVITLEIDEERAAFARRHIDAAGESGRIDVRVGPALESVAELQGPFDLVFIDADKEGYRDYCEASLPLLAERGLIAVDNVLWSGRVADPSNDEDTTQAVRAFNDHVHADERVVNVMLSVRDGVTLIRRA, encoded by the coding sequence ATGGCCTACATCGTGCCGGATGACGTCGAGCGCTACGCGGAGGAGCACACCAGCGCGCCCGCCGCCCACCTCGCGCGGCTCGCCGAGGAGACCCGCGCCCAGCTCAGCAGCCCCCAGATGCTCACGGGCGCGATCGAGGGGCGCTTCCTCGAGTTCCTCGTGTTCGCCACCGGGGCCCGGCGTGTGCTCGAGTTCGGCACGTACTCCGGCTACTCCGCCCTGTCGATGGTCGCCGCCCTGCCGCCAGATGGGCAGGTGATCACCCTCGAGATCGACGAGGAGCGAGCAGCCTTCGCGCGCCGCCACATCGACGCCGCGGGCGAGTCGGGGCGGATCGACGTGCGGGTGGGCCCGGCACTGGAGAGCGTCGCGGAGCTCCAGGGCCCCTTCGACCTGGTGTTCATCGACGCCGACAAGGAGGGCTACCGCGACTACTGCGAGGCAAGCCTGCCGCTCCTCGCGGAGCGCGGGCTGATCGCGGTGGACAACGTGCTCTGGAGCGGCCGCGTGGCGGATCCCTCCAACGACGAGGACACCACGCAGGCCGTGCGGGCGTTCAACGACCACGTGCACGCCGACGAGCGTGTGGTGAACGTGATGCTCAGCGTGCGCGACGGCGTGACGCTCATCCGTCGAGCCTGA
- a CDS encoding GNAT family N-acetyltransferase, translated as MGAAHYPVRMAGPADAGTVAALLCGFRDWWGYDEPSDAAMLAGVERLMEDGAAEYLLGGDPPAGVAQLRYRFGVWLGAEDCWLEDLYVREDARGSGLGAALVEAAVERAATRGCRRIELDVAAGNAPARALYERLGFESPGGETLLMRRRLR; from the coding sequence ATGGGCGCCGCACACTATCCCGTGCGGATGGCCGGTCCGGCCGACGCCGGCACCGTGGCCGCGCTGCTGTGCGGTTTTCGCGACTGGTGGGGCTACGACGAGCCCTCCGATGCCGCGATGCTCGCGGGCGTGGAGCGCCTGATGGAGGACGGAGCCGCCGAGTATCTCCTTGGCGGCGACCCGCCCGCGGGCGTGGCCCAGCTTCGCTACCGCTTCGGGGTCTGGCTGGGAGCGGAGGACTGCTGGCTCGAGGATCTCTACGTGCGCGAGGACGCCCGCGGCTCCGGGCTGGGCGCCGCTCTCGTGGAGGCCGCCGTAGAGCGTGCCGCGACACGCGGCTGCAGGCGCATCGAGCTCGACGTGGCGGCGGGGAACGCGCCGGCGCGGGCGCTGTACGAGCGGCTGGGCTTCGAGTCGCCGGGCGGGGAGACGCTTTTGATGCGGCGCAGGCTGCGGTAG
- a CDS encoding nickel-binding protein: MARFLVERDFGQISDQEMEALALRSDDLIAERFPEIVWEHSHVCGGDDGSILTYCVYEAPDIKAVHEHAEALGDHQITKVYEIAGDITPNDLVH; this comes from the coding sequence ATGGCCCGGTTCCTCGTGGAGCGCGACTTCGGGCAGATCAGCGACCAGGAGATGGAAGCCTTGGCGCTGCGCTCGGATGACCTGATCGCAGAGCGCTTCCCGGAGATCGTCTGGGAGCACAGCCACGTCTGCGGCGGCGACGACGGCTCCATCCTCACGTACTGCGTCTACGAAGCCCCGGACATCAAGGCCGTGCACGAGCACGCCGAGGCGCTGGGCGACCACCAGATCACGAAGGTCTACGAGATCGCCGGCGACATCACGCCGAACGATCTCGTGCACTGA
- a CDS encoding AAA family ATPase gives MLRIRVLGRLVVEVDGQAVEPPAAWRSRSLLGWLALHPGAHPRSEVASRFWPDVLDESARASLRNALWALRRDLGEEPFAATRERVGLADDVWVDAREFAQLATAGDAERALALCRGELLEGAEDEWMHEERDAHRERVGELCERLAADAEEGGDASGAVDWSRRRAGLDPLGEEAWRELVRRLAKAGDLPGALAAYERLGERLRDELGIAPSAATRSLVEELRAGATPGTAYVALVPASALAGPFVGREAELAPLRAALERALAGKGAELVAITGEPGIGKTRLAAELAREAHAGGARILQGRCDKEPLAAYQPFLEALGPWVAEAAAEATSRHALFEAVAARLAGMSRSLPVVVLLDDLQWADGPSLALLRHVIVRAPPGRLLVIASYRDTELAAAHPLHQLFADLRRDVPFERVELGGLGLTDVEALAAAMGADPALAARLHADTGGSPFFLTELLRTIAESGHPALPEGVRDVLRARLARLSTPCVALLHAIAVIGRPVEPALAERVAQVDRQGLVEAVDQAISAGLLEEAGGRLALAHALIREAIYGQLSDARRALLHGRAAAALEALHERGSRPPLGELAHHCAEAREPGLLERAVDYAARAAEAATAQLAHEQAVLHYGQALRLLDDGDPRRRPLTMKRAVAFQALSHSRLADAPVSARDRSA, from the coding sequence ATGCTCCGGATCAGGGTCCTCGGCCGGCTAGTGGTCGAGGTGGACGGGCAGGCTGTGGAACCGCCGGCCGCTTGGCGGTCGCGGTCGCTGCTGGGATGGCTGGCGTTGCATCCGGGCGCCCACCCGCGCTCGGAGGTCGCGTCCCGCTTCTGGCCCGACGTGCTGGACGAGAGCGCTCGCGCGAGCCTGCGAAACGCTCTCTGGGCGCTGCGCCGCGACCTCGGAGAGGAGCCCTTCGCCGCCACGAGGGAGCGCGTGGGGCTGGCCGATGACGTGTGGGTGGACGCCCGGGAGTTCGCGCAGCTCGCCACGGCCGGCGACGCCGAGCGGGCCCTGGCGCTCTGCCGCGGTGAGCTTCTGGAGGGAGCCGAGGACGAATGGATGCACGAGGAGCGGGACGCGCATCGTGAGCGCGTGGGAGAGCTGTGCGAACGCCTCGCGGCGGACGCCGAGGAGGGTGGCGATGCGTCCGGCGCGGTGGACTGGTCGCGCCGCCGCGCGGGGCTGGACCCGCTCGGAGAGGAGGCCTGGCGGGAGCTGGTGCGGCGGCTGGCCAAGGCCGGCGACCTCCCCGGCGCGCTGGCAGCCTACGAGCGGCTGGGGGAGCGGTTACGCGACGAGCTCGGGATCGCTCCGTCCGCGGCCACCCGCTCCCTGGTGGAGGAGCTGCGCGCCGGCGCGACGCCGGGGACCGCCTACGTTGCGCTGGTGCCCGCGAGCGCCCTGGCCGGCCCCTTCGTGGGGCGCGAGGCGGAGCTGGCCCCGCTGCGCGCCGCCCTCGAGCGGGCGCTCGCCGGGAAAGGCGCGGAGCTCGTGGCGATCACGGGTGAGCCGGGAATAGGCAAGACGCGGCTCGCCGCGGAGCTGGCCCGCGAAGCCCACGCCGGCGGGGCACGGATCCTCCAGGGGCGCTGCGACAAGGAGCCGCTCGCCGCGTACCAGCCGTTCCTCGAGGCGCTTGGGCCGTGGGTGGCCGAGGCCGCGGCGGAGGCAACCTCCCGTCACGCGCTGTTCGAGGCGGTGGCCGCGCGGCTTGCCGGCATGTCGCGCTCTCTGCCGGTGGTGGTCCTCTTGGACGACCTCCAGTGGGCCGATGGGCCGTCGCTCGCGCTGCTGCGCCACGTGATCGTGCGGGCGCCCCCGGGCCGGCTGCTCGTGATCGCGTCCTACCGCGACACCGAGCTGGCGGCCGCCCATCCGCTTCACCAGCTCTTCGCCGACTTGCGCCGCGACGTCCCGTTCGAGCGCGTGGAGCTGGGCGGGCTGGGGCTCACCGACGTGGAGGCGCTCGCCGCCGCAATGGGCGCGGACCCGGCTCTCGCCGCCAGGCTGCACGCGGACACGGGCGGCAGCCCGTTCTTCCTGACCGAGCTGCTGCGCACCATCGCCGAATCGGGCCATCCGGCGCTGCCGGAGGGGGTGAGGGACGTGTTGCGGGCGCGCCTGGCGCGCCTTTCCACGCCGTGCGTGGCCCTGCTTCACGCGATCGCGGTGATCGGGCGCCCCGTGGAGCCGGCGCTCGCGGAGCGAGTGGCGCAGGTGGACCGCCAAGGGCTCGTCGAGGCCGTGGACCAGGCCATCTCGGCGGGCCTGCTGGAGGAGGCCGGTGGACGCCTTGCGCTGGCGCACGCGCTCATCCGGGAGGCCATCTACGGACAGCTCTCGGACGCCCGCCGCGCCCTGTTGCACGGGCGAGCGGCCGCTGCGCTCGAGGCGTTGCATGAGAGAGGTTCCCGGCCCCCACTCGGTGAGCTGGCGCACCACTGCGCCGAGGCGCGCGAGCCGGGGCTGCTCGAGAGGGCGGTGGACTATGCCGCCCGCGCCGCCGAGGCCGCCACCGCCCAGCTGGCCCATGAGCAGGCCGTGCTGCACTACGGGCAGGCACTCCGCCTGCTCGACGACGGCGATCCTCGACGCCGCCCGCTCACGATGAAGCGGGCGGTGGCCTTCCAGGCCCTCTCCCACTCCCGGCTGGCCGACGCGCCGGTCAGTGCACGAGATCGTTCGGCGTGA
- a CDS encoding nickel-binding protein, with product MELYAILRRNGWRTPGDLQTAAKRSAAEGDRMSDEIRWIRSYALGESDGTVGTICIYQAANPEAIRRHAQNADLPVDEIVPVADTVIVREDPVPA from the coding sequence ATGGAGCTGTACGCGATTCTCCGCCGCAACGGCTGGCGGACACCGGGAGACCTGCAGACGGCGGCCAAGCGCTCGGCCGCCGAGGGCGACCGCATGAGCGACGAGATCCGCTGGATCCGCAGCTACGCGCTGGGGGAGTCCGACGGCACCGTGGGCACGATATGCATCTACCAGGCGGCCAACCCGGAGGCCATCCGCCGTCACGCCCAGAACGCGGACCTGCCGGTGGACGAGATCGTGCCGGTGGCGGACACGGTCATCGTGCGCGAGGACCCCGTGCCGGCCTGA
- a CDS encoding MoxR family ATPase, translating to MTDELHSLDATRDALRDAGYLAGESTALVSFLAGKLGKPVLVEGPAGVGKTELAKALSRATERKLIRLQCYEGLDESKALYEWNYRKQLLRIQTEAGDAGWQDVQEDIFGEEFLLTRPLLQAISEERPVVLLIDEIDKTDQEFEAMLLEVLSEFQISIPEMGVVEARTRPLVLLTSNNSRELTEALKRRCLYLWLDYPDVERELEIVRLHSPEISESMARRLVEVVHMVRALDLKKPPSIAESIDWARALLLLGADDIDRSVFERTLSIIVKHRTDLDVVAERVGVKLDGGLLGKQTG from the coding sequence GTGACGGACGAGCTGCACAGCCTCGACGCCACCCGCGACGCGCTCCGGGATGCGGGCTATCTCGCGGGCGAGTCCACCGCCCTCGTCTCCTTCCTCGCCGGCAAGCTCGGCAAGCCCGTTCTGGTGGAGGGGCCGGCCGGCGTGGGAAAGACCGAGCTGGCCAAGGCGCTGTCGCGCGCCACCGAGCGCAAGCTGATCCGGCTCCAGTGCTACGAGGGCCTCGACGAGTCCAAGGCCCTGTACGAGTGGAACTACCGCAAGCAGCTGCTGCGCATCCAGACTGAGGCCGGCGACGCGGGCTGGCAGGACGTGCAGGAGGACATCTTCGGCGAGGAGTTCCTGCTCACCCGGCCGCTGCTCCAGGCCATCTCGGAGGAGCGGCCGGTGGTGCTCCTCATCGACGAGATCGACAAGACCGACCAGGAGTTCGAGGCCATGCTGCTCGAGGTCCTCTCCGAGTTCCAGATCTCGATTCCCGAGATGGGCGTGGTGGAGGCGCGCACCCGCCCGCTCGTGCTCCTGACCTCGAACAACTCGCGCGAGCTCACCGAGGCGCTCAAGCGGCGCTGCCTCTACCTGTGGCTCGACTACCCCGACGTGGAGCGCGAGCTGGAGATCGTCCGTCTCCACTCTCCCGAGATCTCCGAGTCGATGGCCCGGCGGCTGGTGGAGGTCGTCCACATGGTGCGTGCGCTGGACCTCAAGAAGCCGCCCTCGATCGCGGAGTCGATCGACTGGGCGCGGGCGCTGCTGCTGCTCGGCGCCGACGACATCGACCGTTCGGTGTTCGAGCGCACCCTCAGCATCATCGTCAAGCACCGCACGGACCTCGACGTCGTGGCCGAGCGGGTGGGCGTGAAGCTCGACGGTGGGCTCCTCGGCAAGCAGACGGGGTAG
- a CDS encoding VWA domain-containing protein, producing MAGKGLYGGLPEAGPPGFAPRLLEFADELRREGMAVGTSELLDAFSALEEVSWENREDFREALAATLAKSQEDRRVFELIFDRFFFRAVEREAVEKGLREQRYEGGERLDLEELRARIRDAIRQGSDGEMRDLARLAIAAFGRQGEGSGVIGVDVQRIRRTLGLKGEQVTDPAELVDPDSVPRERLREFERHLRRELERATIERTESLPPAKPLREYDRALPSGPLQDLAAVHRVVAQMKRRLATLSHEKRGRRKGQIVDVRRTMRASLETGGVPLRLRYRPKRPKRPEIYVLCDVSTSVTSASVFFLSVLHALHDAFRRQRSFVFVERISEVTDVFERERSFAAVSHAIATDAGVADVSGYTDYGRVWLEFLDQVIDELDPRSTVIVLGDARTNGREPHARAFGAVAERAGRMFWLNPEPKLYWNYGDSVMSAYEPWCDGVFECWTTKQLETFVNALAGQPAQAAR from the coding sequence ATGGCCGGTAAGGGCCTCTACGGCGGCCTGCCGGAAGCCGGACCGCCCGGCTTCGCCCCGCGGCTGCTCGAGTTCGCCGACGAGCTGCGCCGCGAGGGCATGGCGGTGGGCACCTCCGAGCTGCTGGACGCCTTCAGCGCGCTGGAGGAGGTGAGCTGGGAGAACCGGGAGGACTTCCGCGAGGCGCTCGCGGCCACGCTGGCGAAGTCGCAGGAGGACCGCCGGGTGTTCGAGCTGATCTTCGACCGCTTCTTCTTCCGCGCCGTCGAGCGGGAGGCCGTCGAGAAGGGCCTCCGCGAGCAGCGCTACGAGGGCGGCGAGCGGCTCGACCTGGAGGAGCTGCGCGCACGCATCCGCGACGCCATCCGCCAGGGCTCCGACGGGGAGATGCGCGACCTGGCTCGCCTGGCCATCGCGGCCTTCGGGCGCCAGGGCGAGGGCTCCGGGGTGATCGGCGTGGACGTGCAGCGCATCCGGCGCACGCTCGGGCTCAAGGGCGAGCAGGTGACCGACCCCGCCGAGCTGGTGGACCCGGATTCGGTGCCGCGCGAGCGCCTGCGCGAGTTCGAGCGCCACCTGCGGCGGGAGCTCGAGCGGGCCACGATCGAGCGCACGGAGTCGCTTCCGCCGGCCAAGCCGCTGCGCGAGTACGACCGCGCCCTGCCCAGCGGGCCGCTGCAGGACCTCGCCGCGGTGCACCGCGTGGTGGCGCAGATGAAGCGGCGCCTGGCCACGCTCTCGCACGAGAAGCGCGGCCGGCGCAAGGGGCAGATCGTGGATGTGCGCCGCACCATGCGGGCCTCGCTGGAGACCGGCGGCGTGCCGCTGCGGCTGCGCTACCGGCCCAAGCGGCCCAAGCGGCCCGAGATCTACGTGCTCTGCGACGTGTCCACGTCCGTCACGAGCGCGTCGGTGTTCTTCCTCTCCGTGCTCCACGCGCTGCACGACGCCTTCCGCAGGCAGCGCTCGTTCGTGTTCGTGGAGCGGATCTCGGAGGTCACCGACGTCTTCGAGCGCGAGCGCTCGTTCGCAGCGGTGTCGCACGCGATCGCCACCGATGCCGGCGTGGCGGACGTGTCCGGCTACACCGACTACGGCCGCGTGTGGCTGGAGTTCCTCGACCAGGTCATCGACGAGCTCGACCCCCGCTCCACCGTGATCGTGCTGGGCGACGCGCGCACCAACGGCCGCGAGCCGCACGCCCGGGCGTTCGGGGCGGTGGCCGAGCGAGCCGGGCGCATGTTCTGGCTCAACCCCGAGCCCAAGCTCTACTGGAACTACGGCGACTCGGTGATGTCGGCCTACGAGCCCTGGTGCGACGGCGTGTTCGAGTGCTGGACCACCAAGCAGCTGGAGACGTTCGTGAACGCGCTGGCGGGGCAGCCGGCCCAGGCTGCGCGCTAG